The proteins below are encoded in one region of Pseudomonadota bacterium:
- a CDS encoding glycosyltransferase family 2 protein, whose translation MPNIGGRGIEAHIHHAVDVVDLDLDDAAEVLELDLHTSDAHAALHVRHRDRDCVAAVGQRSLGRGQGCARDGQGHHQDQDQAFHGHSVFRLLIARGFNVPRACFVSPARPRPESAPPLLSETTAERGRGRRGSTGTSPQGGQSLLVRVVAVIPAYNEEASIARVVSATLPYVEQVVVVDDGSRDCTAAQAEEAGAHVIRQPRNGGKGAALEAGADYAIATGFDAVVALDADGQHDPKSIPALVTPLADGTADMSVGSRKRAWSTYMPLVRRLTNASMSWLLSKVAGQPMEDTQSGFRCISVAVLRNVRVQTRHFEAESEFLLQAARAGWRIAWVPIVAIYGADVRPSHIHPLRDAYRFLKMLLRVLRMGTSPTR comes from the coding sequence GTGCCGAACATCGGTGGCCGTGGGATCGAAGCGCACATTCACCACGCGGTTGACGTCGTCGATCTTGATCTCGACGATGCCGCTGAGGTGCTTGAGCTCGACCTGCACACTTCGGATGCACATGCTGCACTCCATGTCCGGCACCGAGACCGAGACTGCGTGGCTGCCGTCGGGCAGCGCTCGCTCGGGCGCGGCCAGGGCTGCGCCCGCGATGGCCAGGGCCATCATCAAGACCAGGACCAGGCGTTTCATGGTCACAGCGTGTTTCGCCTCCTCATCGCACGTGGGTTTAACGTTCCACGCGCATGTTTTGTTTCCCCTGCGCGGCCGCGCCCCGAATCTGCCCCGCCTCTTCTGTCAGAAACAACAGCGGAGCGCGGCAGGGGACGGCGCGGCTCCACGGGAACGTCCCCTCAAGGAGGGCAGAGTCTGCTCGTGCGGGTCGTCGCGGTCATTCCAGCATACAACGAAGAGGCCTCCATCGCCCGCGTCGTGAGCGCGACCCTGCCATACGTCGAGCAGGTGGTGGTGGTCGATGACGGATCGCGCGATTGCACCGCCGCCCAGGCGGAGGAGGCGGGCGCCCACGTGATCCGCCAGCCGCGCAATGGTGGGAAGGGCGCGGCCCTCGAAGCCGGCGCCGATTACGCCATCGCAACCGGCTTCGACGCCGTTGTCGCCCTCGACGCCGATGGCCAGCACGATCCCAAGAGCATCCCCGCGCTGGTCACCCCCCTCGCCGACGGCACAGCCGACATGTCGGTGGGCTCTCGCAAGCGCGCGTGGTCGACCTACATGCCGCTGGTGCGCCGGCTGACCAACGCGTCGATGTCGTGGCTGCTGTCGAAGGTCGCCGGCCAGCCCATGGAAGACACCCAGAGCGGGTTCCGCTGCATCTCGGTGGCCGTTCTGCGCAACGTGCGGGTCCAGACCCGCCACTTCGAAGCCGAATCCGAGTTCCTGTTGCAGGCGGCTCGCGCCGGCTGGCGCATCGCATGGGTTCCCATCGTGGCCATCTACGGGGCTGACGTGCGCCCGAGTCACATCCACCCCCTGCGAGACGCCTATCGCTTCCTGAAGATGCTGCTGCGCGTCCTGCGAATGGGCACCTCACCGACGCGATGA
- a CDS encoding tetratricopeptide repeat protein, translating into MSEGPPRPSVSPSSITLKMADRAVTKSLEIVNKGGGRLRATVSPQVGWISVDPRVIEDNHVRIAVTIDASTLPEDVETESALQLAWDRFTLEIPVRVTRQGLLTAWHHYEQGDHTTARELAVAVAQTSSRPEAQLLIATTWLDAKNHAAAVRPLRDAAAALAAIDAPRPLDPCGKAIAHRFVEAMGSALPTLRDSRFGIDLLEQLRVLAPDLDPSLEISLDALLSEAAALLAREFPPAMLGADDRKTTQALVARLSKRLPDAEALKDWLAQAALTPEPIAEAPLLLESQAEPPDPRFRALGVLLVVAVCISVAWLFLRASWPLRHARALMAGGQHAEALKMLEAEVARNGSDTTEIRTLRAEVNLSLAQAQLERGEFKEAATSLARTLRDDGTNRRALDLRRTTHHRWAEDAEKNGRLRESFEALEALIHMQPPDEAARARLRELLPLRRLYVAIDDIEGLQHLAPNGKPMQAHPVDLDTGRAAREWLPALQKLDIRTWRGCTQVTRLDGLSGMPPLIVVAGSDTRSAGVDVYTPRADGAPRVEKLTGAVAPSGLRLLSLRPGSGAKDGAERLCAAFAPPSGQHATFEIGVACGNGKVTLTPRAAQSKAARSTP; encoded by the coding sequence ATGAGCGAGGGCCCTCCCCGTCCCAGCGTCAGCCCCTCGTCCATCACCCTGAAGATGGCCGATCGCGCGGTGACGAAGTCGCTCGAGATCGTGAACAAGGGGGGCGGAAGGCTCCGCGCCACCGTCTCACCGCAGGTCGGCTGGATCTCGGTCGACCCTCGCGTGATCGAGGACAACCACGTGCGCATCGCGGTGACCATCGACGCCTCCACCCTGCCCGAAGACGTGGAGACCGAGAGTGCCCTGCAGCTCGCCTGGGATCGCTTCACGCTCGAGATCCCGGTGCGCGTGACCCGACAGGGGCTGCTCACGGCCTGGCATCACTATGAGCAGGGCGATCACACCACGGCGCGCGAGCTGGCCGTGGCGGTGGCGCAGACCAGCAGCCGCCCGGAAGCGCAGCTGCTCATCGCCACCACCTGGCTCGACGCCAAGAACCATGCTGCGGCGGTTCGCCCTCTGCGCGACGCCGCGGCGGCGCTGGCCGCGATCGACGCGCCCAGGCCCCTCGATCCGTGCGGCAAAGCCATCGCGCATCGCTTTGTCGAGGCCATGGGAAGCGCCCTGCCCACCCTCCGCGACTCGCGGTTCGGCATCGATCTCCTCGAGCAGCTGCGCGTTCTCGCACCCGATCTCGACCCGTCGCTCGAGATCTCCCTCGATGCGCTCCTCAGCGAAGCCGCGGCGCTTCTGGCCAGGGAGTTCCCGCCGGCGATGCTGGGGGCCGACGATCGAAAGACCACACAGGCGCTCGTGGCCCGCCTCAGCAAGCGCCTTCCTGACGCCGAGGCGCTGAAGGACTGGCTCGCGCAGGCCGCCCTGACGCCAGAGCCCATCGCCGAGGCGCCCCTGCTCCTCGAGAGCCAGGCGGAGCCCCCCGACCCCCGCTTCCGCGCCCTGGGTGTGCTGCTCGTCGTGGCTGTCTGCATCTCGGTGGCCTGGCTGTTCCTGCGTGCGTCATGGCCGCTGCGCCACGCACGCGCCCTGATGGCCGGCGGCCAGCACGCCGAGGCACTCAAGATGCTCGAGGCCGAGGTGGCGCGAAACGGCTCAGACACCACCGAGATCCGCACGCTCCGTGCAGAGGTCAACCTCTCCCTGGCACAGGCGCAGCTCGAACGCGGCGAGTTCAAGGAAGCCGCGACGAGCCTCGCACGCACCCTGCGTGATGATGGCACGAACCGACGCGCCCTCGACCTGAGACGAACCACCCATCATCGATGGGCTGAAGACGCCGAGAAGAACGGGCGTCTGCGCGAGAGCTTCGAAGCGCTCGAGGCCCTCATCCACATGCAGCCTCCCGATGAGGCCGCGCGCGCCCGCCTGCGCGAGCTGCTCCCCCTGCGACGGCTCTATGTGGCGATCGACGACATCGAGGGCCTGCAGCACCTCGCCCCCAACGGCAAGCCCATGCAGGCGCATCCGGTCGACCTCGACACGGGACGGGCCGCCAGAGAGTGGCTGCCGGCACTGCAGAAGCTCGACATCCGGACCTGGAGAGGATGCACCCAGGTGACCCGTCTCGACGGTCTGTCCGGGATGCCCCCCCTCATCGTTGTGGCCGGCTCCGACACCCGCAGCGCGGGAGTCGACGTGTACACCCCAAGAGCCGACGGCGCGCCTCGGGTCGAGAAGCTCACGGGGGCGGTGGCGCCCTCGGGTCTGCGTCTCCTCTCCCTGCGACCGGGCAGCGGGGCGAAAGACGGGGCCGAACGTCTCTGCGCGGCCTTCGCGCCGCCGAGCGGCCAGCACGCCACCTTCGAGATCGGCGTCGCGTGCGGCAACGGGAAGGTGACGCTCACCCCCCGTGCCGCCCAGAGCAAGGCGGCGCGGAGCACGCCGTGA
- a CDS encoding response regulator, whose translation MEREDHLFLVYFFYGLSFLVLGVLVLAQNAHHTSEDRDDEAPTTPTAVLLDNLWFLGMFALLHGLNEWVDMSLMSDAWVKIEGAMEVVSSFLYAMSSLCLFEFGISLVTATRPRIQWLRWLPPCAFLLWLTTLLVGAMLHLPLPTLEARGWVRYCLGLTGGLLTGFALLTQNQLGEAPSDRPADAREKQRTGLWADGGTGERLRKLLVIAAIFFAINAFLSTVLAAESSLGALTEGAGRGVLQGLFHRLGVTSPLTLFRALCAVVISFSLVSALVAIDREQNRRIAANQRELEAAYENLRVSYERLRETQQHLVQSEKMSAVGTLVSGIAHEFNNLLCGLKGYTQLARGSDDLTQIKADLAQIEDTADRAGEITRTLLTWVRPDRRRLETVDPNEVLRNAVALVHTTRAGRNLEIETQFETLPRLPLSKSDMQNVTMSLLLNAIQAIPEEREGRITVRARLRQDQHVELTVVDNGVGIASENLDKIFLPFFTTKGAQGGSTTPGVGLGLYVVYGIVKNAGGEVRVTSEAESGTTLTLILPAGDSPWRDPATSDNPDADDVETLLAAMRVLVVEPQRAMREVMLGSLQSRAQEVRGAASGREALEALATSGYDLIFVDTMMPGISGIETMRRIHELDARIPVVMMSPTPDPGTRGDMLERGATGLVRVPFESSELADVVRRADRRRRARATTA comes from the coding sequence ATGGAACGCGAAGACCACCTGTTCCTGGTCTACTTCTTCTATGGTCTGTCGTTCCTCGTTCTCGGCGTGCTGGTTCTGGCCCAGAACGCCCACCACACCAGCGAAGACCGCGATGACGAGGCGCCGACCACACCGACCGCGGTGCTGCTCGACAACCTCTGGTTCCTGGGAATGTTCGCGCTGCTGCACGGCCTGAACGAATGGGTCGACATGTCGCTCATGAGCGACGCCTGGGTGAAGATCGAGGGCGCCATGGAGGTGGTCTCGAGCTTCTTGTACGCCATGTCGAGCCTCTGCCTCTTCGAGTTCGGCATCTCCCTCGTCACCGCCACCCGCCCGCGCATCCAGTGGCTGCGCTGGCTGCCCCCATGCGCGTTCCTGCTGTGGCTCACCACCTTGCTGGTGGGCGCGATGCTCCACCTCCCTCTTCCCACCCTCGAGGCGCGCGGGTGGGTCCGGTACTGCCTGGGCCTCACCGGTGGACTGCTCACCGGCTTTGCGCTGCTCACGCAGAACCAGCTCGGCGAAGCGCCATCAGACAGGCCGGCGGATGCGCGTGAGAAGCAGAGGACGGGACTCTGGGCAGATGGAGGCACGGGGGAGCGGCTGCGCAAGCTGCTCGTGATCGCCGCCATCTTCTTTGCCATCAACGCCTTCCTCTCCACCGTCCTGGCCGCCGAGTCTTCCCTCGGCGCCCTGACCGAGGGGGCCGGGCGTGGCGTGCTGCAGGGCCTGTTCCACCGCCTGGGCGTGACCTCACCCCTCACGCTCTTCCGGGCGCTCTGCGCCGTGGTGATAAGCTTCTCGCTCGTCTCGGCCCTGGTCGCCATCGACCGCGAGCAGAACCGTCGCATCGCCGCGAACCAGCGAGAGCTCGAGGCGGCATACGAGAACCTGCGCGTCTCGTACGAGCGCCTGCGCGAGACGCAGCAGCACCTCGTCCAGTCAGAGAAGATGTCGGCCGTGGGCACCCTGGTGAGCGGCATCGCCCACGAGTTCAACAACCTGCTCTGCGGGCTCAAGGGATACACCCAGCTCGCCCGGGGAAGCGACGATCTGACCCAGATCAAGGCCGATCTGGCCCAGATCGAGGACACCGCCGACAGGGCGGGTGAGATCACCCGAACCCTTCTGACCTGGGTGCGGCCCGATCGTCGTCGACTCGAGACGGTCGATCCCAACGAGGTGCTGCGCAACGCCGTGGCGCTCGTCCACACCACCCGCGCCGGTCGCAACCTCGAGATCGAGACCCAGTTCGAGACGCTGCCGCGCCTTCCGCTGTCGAAATCAGACATGCAGAACGTCACCATGAGCCTCCTGCTCAACGCCATACAAGCGATCCCGGAGGAGCGCGAAGGGCGCATCACCGTGAGGGCACGCCTCCGCCAGGACCAGCACGTGGAGCTCACCGTCGTCGACAATGGCGTCGGAATCGCAAGCGAGAACCTCGACAAGATCTTCCTCCCATTCTTCACCACCAAGGGGGCGCAGGGCGGCAGCACCACGCCCGGTGTGGGGCTCGGGCTCTACGTGGTGTACGGCATCGTGAAGAACGCGGGGGGCGAGGTGCGCGTCACCTCGGAGGCCGAGAGCGGCACCACGCTGACCCTCATCCTCCCCGCGGGAGACTCGCCGTGGCGCGACCCCGCCACAAGCGACAATCCGGACGCAGACGACGTGGAGACCCTGCTTGCCGCCATGCGCGTGCTCGTCGTCGAGCCTCAGCGCGCGATGCGCGAGGTGATGCTCGGATCGCTGCAGAGCCGCGCCCAAGAGGTTCGCGGCGCGGCCAGCGGACGGGAGGCCCTCGAGGCGCTGGCCACCAGTGGATACGACCTGATCTTCGTGGACACGATGATGCCGGGTATCAGCGGAATCGAGACCATGCGACGCATCCACGAGCTCGACGCGCGCATTCCCGTGGTCATGATGAGCCCCACGCCGGACCCCGGCACGCGCGGCGACATGCTGGAGAGAGGGGCCACCGGACTTGTTCGCGTGCCGTTCGAGAGCTCGGAGCTGGCCGACGTGGTGAGACGCGCCGACCGCCGTCGCCGCGCGCGCGCCACCACCGCCTGA